Within Quercus lobata isolate SW786 chromosome 5, ValleyOak3.0 Primary Assembly, whole genome shotgun sequence, the genomic segment taaaattaaattatacttATTACGTGCTGTGTTTATTATCTCATCTCACGTCCGGATTATAAAAGAATTGGACCGGAGCCAAATCCTTAAATGAGGGTtgcaaaatttcatttttcatttcaagacaatatatatataaatatagaaattatatatattcgaaatcgattttttttattatataatattaataagttacACAGACGTTAATTAGATGGGTGGAAGTGTACGGAACTCATCCACCAtctattcttttttaaattagagGGCATATATTTATAGATGTTCATAAAAAATCCACCTTAACAtaaataagtattttaataaataataatttatttactaataagCTCATGTCCTTACtctttgataatttggaaaaaagaaaagaagaagaagcaaaaataaggacacaaatttttttacaactcattaaagtgaaaacttTTACTTACAATAATATCGCTTTTATTTGGGTTTATTACTAACACTATTTTTCATGTATCAattataataaatcatattaataattataaaaagaacGTGTTATTAcatttcttagaaaaaaaacacaaattaatcGAAATAGTAGTCTAGTAGATGTAAAGTAGGATAAAAGTGGAATTTCATTAGGAACTCATAGGTATATATCAAAATAGAAACCGAGAAATTGCctaattaaaatagaaaattgttttgaccccaaatttcaattttatggTTAAGTCAATTTATGTCACCCTAACAATTAGATTCAAATGTAAGTAATTAGCCAATTAAACTATACATGGATGATAAGCATTGCATGGATAAGCATAATAAGCAAATTAAATGAGTAATAAACATAAGCAAACCCAAGATAGCATCGAatgtattatcgaagaggaaaaccTGAGAATTGAGCAGAAAACCTCTCCACAATTAGCCATCAAAACAATCCACTAAGAATAAAAAGTTGCAGTGCAAATTGACCCACACAATCCTTAAGTAGTGCTGTAATCTTGTACTCTAGCTCTCTAAGCTCTTGCTTGTAACTAACAATTTGCTGAGTCATTTCTCTATCTTAATTACCAGATCTACAACCAAGCATTGGTTAAATCTTCAAGTCACCATGGTTTAAATTGACTGGTTTAAATTGGCAAGCTCTAATGGTTCCCAAAACACCAATTCACTCACAACACTCAAGCTAGTGGTGATTGTGTTTGGGATAATAATCTCTTAAAGATATGACTATGGTGAGAGGGAGATTTGAGAGAAAAGATGGTGTTTGGCTCTCACAATAATGGGTATAGTTCTCTCAACTCTTAGGTGGGTTCTTAGGGTTGAATTTGTGGGAAATATATATTGAGTTTTTAAAGTGGGAAAGGGTTGGTATAACATGTGATCTAAATAACCAAATTTCTCTAGTTCTGGCTAATTCGTGGGTGTGAAAGTCTTGCAAATTTGATCCTCAATTGATTTTTGAATGTGTCTTCAGCAGCACTTACTTAGACTCACATACccaacacaaatacaaaagtaCCTACAAATACAAAGTGTTTAAGTTTgaattaaaatcaaattgacacaataaaattaacacaaaatacaacttaaaaaaaacctaatagaTATAATCAagtatatcatatatatattgtaagcgGGCGAAAATCAGTTTCAACTCAAGTTAGATGGAGAGTTAATATAGGACGacccaatacaattaatttgtaaagAATGGGTTTTCGAGGTCAACCTTAGTATGCCTATATGGTTTGGCTTTTTTAAGTTAATGGAAAAATATAAAGTAACTCATAAGGGAGAAATAGATTTTTATATTAACTCTTTCTCGGGTTAGTCCGAGGAGTGCTAGTTCATATAATGTTCAAATCTCAATTACAAGGTAGTGTTAAACAAAGTctgtttctttttcaagtttttttttcgtccccccccccctcccccaaaaaTTTGGAGgtgttgattttttattttattttattatatatatagatatttgaATTgcatcttagccctccacttgtacAGCCACTAATATTTctttggatgcttgtcccatcaaggtTTTGCTGGAGGTGGCAGAATGTGCTGTAAGCTGTGAAGACATTGTTTAGGGGTCATTCTGTCATTAATGCAGCTAGTTGAGTTAGTGTAGTGCATTGAATGCAGAGGTGATGGATACTTTATCTGaatatttctcttcttttttgcttaCATGTCTCTACCGCCTTTCTTGATATTTTGTCTTTTGGTCCAAGTGACTTGCTTGATTCCTCCTGAGGAACGCTCGCTCTTCGAACTCCTTAGGCACTCGGCCTCTATTCTCGCTCTCTCATTTGTGTGTTGGGTTAGAACTAATGAGGGAATGGCCCATTCCATCTCCTTGGGTTGGcccattcccccccccccccattaaattaaatttcataagTCTTTGGGTTGTAAGGCCTCTATTTACTCAAATTTGTTGTAGGCATGTAGCTGCATCACTAtgtttgaaatgaaaaaattattaaaatttaattgatgaatttaataaacattactatatattttgaaaatctgactgttgaattgcatgttctttactctcttaatatgcttatcaaattttgtgtcaattggatattatttactatatgatctataaacttacactttatgcataattttaaactacaaaaatttgtaatttaaataatttattgatgacagagttattaatattcaattttttaaaaattttgcaagcatgaagtatataagaaaaagatgtaatctaacggtgaatttttcaaaatttacctctaataattaaaaagatattaaataaaattttaatctcagtcataatcaattttgtaattaaattttatctttttatttatatttgcgACAAGCTAAGTTGGAAAatttatgtattaaattttataatgcaTCTATTATCATTGGGTTGGAATTAATACAAGCCttagaaaactgaaaaagacaaaaagtgaCTTGATGGAGCCGAACTTTCACACTCTTCAAAACCaggaaaaactaaaaacactcaCTCACTGCTTAACCTTTTAACACTTATAAACCTCCAGCAAAACATTCTTAGTTTTTActctcagagagagagagagaaagtgagtgtgggtaaaataaagtaaagaaaatgGTGAGTGAGCGGAGGACAGGGGAGGCGGAGAGGGCGGAGGCAAAGGTTGGAGCGGCGGAGATGGAGAGTGGTGGCACAATGAGTGGTCCTCTGGTGGGGATGATGATCACGAGCTCGAGGCCACTTGATCATCATGATCTTTATCAAAAtcaaactaataataataataataacagtaAGAGAAAGTGTGGCTCGGACGTGGGTCACGTGGTGTTGAGGCTGTTGTGCATGCTCACCTCTCTCGCAGCTCTCTCTTTCATGGTCACAGCTAGCCAGTCTAACTCTATCTCCATCTATGGCTTCCAGTTTCCTATTCACTCCAAGTGgtctttctctcactctttcgAGTAAGCCTCTCTCTCCATTCCTCAACTCTTACTTTACCCATATGCCCTTCTGTTCTGGTCTCTTTGCTATTGTTTGGTAGCCGAGAAACGCGAGGAAAATGAGGGAACAATGGATTCTTGGTGGTGGACTACttgagctttttctttttactattttttttttggtgggccCCCAAgtatgcatttattttgaattttgctatattttcttttcctctttttcaaaagttaagaaaagaaaggaaagttttagattggtttttgaatttgatgCAAAAGCAACATTTCATTTTTTGCGCTGTTTCAGATTTCAGAATAATGCGCAGAGTGATTGGAtgggtggtgggtttgttgCATGTGTTTTCTATTATTGGGTCCAAAATGATGAGAATCTATTcttgaaaaaattgaattcaTTTTCTTACCAGCCAAACGGAGCATTAGCAAGGTTCATGTTTATTACTAGttcactagttttttttttttttttttaatttttttttaatttttatgttttcactttttaccaaaattttttcactttttaccAAAAACTTGACCGGAGAAAGCGGGTCATTGTCTTGGTTGGTTTGTCGGGTTGTAAGAATTCGGTTGGAAACCATGTTGACGTAATTGCCCTTGGTTTGGCGCTACTTATGTAACAACAAATTTTGGGAATTCTCTCTTTTCAGCTTCATTGCATCTGACTGAATAGAATCATACCCgtgaatcatttttttttttctttttattttttatgtttttatttttgtctcttgtAGACCTTTAAACAAAATGATAACACTTTAGGAACGTACGTagtttgaaatgaaattttgtCCTCTGTTGTAGAAGGTAATCTGTGCACTGCCGTGCACACGTCATCTCCCTCATAACATGTTGGTCTCATAAAGTGTGGGGTCTATATATTCGTGAATGTATATGGCATATGCATTAGA encodes:
- the LOC115992127 gene encoding CASP-like protein 3A1; amino-acid sequence: MVSERRTGEAERAEAKVGAAEMESGGTMSGPLVGMMITSSRPLDHHDLYQNQTNNNNNNSKRKCGSDVGHVVLRLLCMLTSLAALSFMVTASQSNSISIYGFQFPIHSKWSFSHSFEFLVGVSAAVAAHSLLQLLISASRLLRNSPVIPSRNHAWLIFAGDQVFAYAMISAGSAASGVTNLNRTGIRHTALPNFCKYLHSFCDHVAISIAFTFFSCILLAMSAVQDVIWLSKN